One window of the Psilocybe cubensis strain MGC-MH-2018 chromosome 12, whole genome shotgun sequence genome contains the following:
- a CDS encoding Transcription elongation factor SPT5, giving the protein MSSYKRRRLDSLGNRTDINPFIDIEAAVSDDDESSEELDYEGGQLLNDNDEFSEDEERVAHSRLYHAMQNTDNADEWSDLLPMLLPSRMKIRPDNDIEPSSSRELIQKYGNPQPGGLGDNNYMPSATDIMYEIGCKVGREEAVAFKIMQMSTNPTFPIILARSVFAQSSIPGRIYVEAPSMQHAHTLACLVRELNPTHLVRLSSERCMEILSHPPPSRPEDQSWVKVAGKRKAWTTYANATGLVFTFQGRKSVVLIPRPPDNIKKSHLDRIFQDGFIITDFDAIDLKYLSNVLPTSSELEQFRECPFVTTETLAQASKAISMTRLKRYDRVKIIGGEYLGLFGTVKSVSDAEVEVHIPSQGITQAVALHDLRAAFQIGDSVEVVEGDHKDLHGWVSDFDGRSVCIIAPEHEREVIVPIHTVIFYVPPAHATLRPRKRHSSKLGERDHNDVYIGLSVIVVGNNTFKGYYGIVKSTTPDGFADVELEARNQRVERIKISHLIIHNREHINSAQDPGPSGGATPMPSTVASFLSPAWNPYSAIPVHSAVEIAELPSTVAHWLDTKYDKLKGLRLKVVDKSKGDHQVAMELLSLTDDTAHLALLGRTLTLPKSVLFPIHPVKKDDFVTPLEGDSMGIIFRIRSIDKDICVVHKYPVTRMKRGDTFPTFPTTSLIQIFPPSRGVKVVNM; this is encoded by the exons ATGTCTAGTTATAAACGCAGACGACTTGACAGCCTAGGCAACCGCACA GACATTAATCCCTTCATAGACATTGAAGCAGCGgtttccgatgatgatgaaagttcggaagagcttgatTATGAAGGGGGCCAACTAC TGAATGATAACGATGAATTctctgaggatgaggaacgtGTTGCACACTCTCGGCTATATCATGCCATGCAAAATACAGATAACGCTGATGAATGGAGCGATTTGTTGCCCATGCTTCTGCCTTCACGCATGAAAATTCGTCCTGACAATGATATAGAGCCATCTAGTTCACGAGAACTTATACAGAAATATGGCAATCCCCAACCAGGAGGACTTGGTGATAATAATTATATGCCTTCCGCGACTGATATCATGTATGAAATAGGTTGCAAG GTTGGACGCGAAGAGGCCGTCGCTTTCAAAATTATGCAGATGTCAACGAACCCTACATTTCCCATCATCCTTGCCCGGTCTGTCTTCGCTCAATCCTCAATTCCTGGGAGAATCTACGTCGAGGCGCCATCAATGCAACATGCGCATACGTTAGCCTGCCTCGTTAGAGAGCTTAATCCGACACATTTAGTTAGGCTATCCTCGGAGAGATGTATGGAGATCCTATCTCATCCCCCACCCTCACGCCCTGAAGACCAATCGTGGGTcaaggttgctggaaagcGTAAGGCTTGGACGACCTACGCAAATGCTACCGGCCTTGTGTTCACATTCCAGGGTCGGAAAAGTGTTGTTCTTATCCCCAGACCTCCggacaacatcaagaaatcgCACCTCGACAGGATATTCCAGGATGGATTTATTATCACGGATTTCGACGCCATCGATctcaaatatctttccaatgTCCTCCCAACATCGTCCGAGTTGGAGCAATTTCGCGAGTGTCCATTTGTAACGACGGAGACCTTAGCGCAAGCCTCGAAAGCCATCTCCATGACTCGACTGAAACGATATGATCGAGTCAAAATTATTGGTGGAGAATACTTAGGTCTTTTTGGAACGGTCAAGAGTGTTTCTGACGCTGAGGTGGAAGTGCACATCCCCTCCCAAGGTATAACACAAGCAGTTGCACTACACGATCTACGTGCAGCTTTCCAGATAGGCGATAGTgttgaagtcgttgaagggGATCACAAAGATCTCCATGGATGGGTGTCAGACTTTGATGGAAGATCTGTTTGTATTATCGCCCCAGAGCACGAACGCGAA GTCATTGTGCCCATCCACACAGTCATATTCTACGTCCCCCCTGCCCATGCTACTCTTCGCCCGCGAAAGCGTCATTCGTCAAAGCTTGGAGAAAGAGACCACAACGACGTCTATATAGGTTTGAGtgtcatcgttgtcgggaATAATACATTCAAGGGGTACTATGGCATCGTTAAAAGCACTACCCCCGACGGCTTTGCAGACGTTGAGCTGGAAGCTCGTAACCAGAGGGTGGAACGTATTAAAATATCACATTTAATTATACA CAACCGAGAACATATAAATTCCGCTCAAGACCCCGGGCCTTCTGGTGGAGCAACTCCAATGCCGTCCACAGTAGCAAGTTTTCTGTCTCCTGCATGGAATCCGTATTCAGCAATACCTGTACACTCGGCGGTGGAAATCGCAGAACTACCCTCAACCGTCGCTCACTGGCTAGATACGAAATACGATAAGCTGAAAGGATTACGATTAAAAGTCGTAGACAAATCCAAGGGCGACCATCAAGTGGCGATGGAACTTCTCAGCCTTACCGACGATACTGCCCACCTAGCATTACTGGGACGTACACTGACATTACCGAAATCAGTGttgtttccaattcatcCTGTAAAAAAGGACGACTTCGTTACACCGCTTGAGGGCGATTCAATGGGGATTATATTCAGGATACGATCAATAGACAAGGATATTTGCGTTGTACATAAATATCCCGTTACTCGTATGAAACGCGGTGATACATTCCCAACTTTTCCGACAACATCTTTGATTCAAATCTTCCCCCCGTCCCGTGGTGTCAAAGTTGTAAATATGTAG